One Campylobacter concisus DNA segment encodes these proteins:
- a CDS encoding proline--tRNA ligase, giving the protein MKFSKFYAPTTKEAPKDASLPSHQFLIRGGFVEQIGSGLYNYLPLGKIMHDKISRVVKEEMNEAGALEVSFSVVTSGELWKQSGRYNVFGKELLRFKDRKDNDFVISPTNEEAAVALVRGKVTSYKQLPLNLYQINTKFRDEARPRFGLLRGREFTMKDGYSFHSSKEDLKREFDLMEATYSKIFTRLGLNFRAVEADSGAIGGSGSKEFMVLASNGEDDILCCEACRYAANVEAARRKPRVSEAEAPEADAAKFLTPNAKTIKDVAEFFKVSEFYCIKAVMKKAIYEDKEEVVVFFVRGDDELQETKAQNACKALELVDASEADVAKAGLSAGFCGPVGLKDVKFFIDNELRGANNMICGANEKDYHFVGVSVSGFNEERFKDLVKVKEGDKCPVCGGNLKLSKGIEVGHIFQLGDKYSAAMNATYLDENGKAKPFLMGCYGIGISRLIAVMIEASHDEKGCIWKKECAPFDVEIIISNLKDEAGVKFAFELYESLKKAGVSVIIDDRNERFGVKMNDFELIGFPYALLVGKEFANGKVEFITRDGLSKEAIEANDAFRKIKESL; this is encoded by the coding sequence ATGAAATTTAGTAAATTTTACGCCCCAACGACCAAAGAAGCACCAAAAGATGCATCTTTACCAAGTCATCAGTTTTTGATAAGAGGTGGCTTTGTCGAGCAGATCGGCTCTGGGCTTTATAACTATCTACCGCTTGGAAAGATCATGCATGATAAAATTTCACGCGTGGTAAAAGAGGAGATGAACGAGGCTGGCGCGCTAGAGGTGAGCTTTAGCGTGGTCACTTCAGGCGAGCTTTGGAAGCAAAGTGGCCGCTACAATGTCTTTGGCAAGGAGCTTTTGCGCTTTAAAGATAGAAAGGATAATGACTTTGTTATAAGCCCGACAAACGAAGAGGCAGCCGTTGCCTTAGTGCGTGGCAAGGTGACTAGCTACAAGCAACTACCACTAAATTTATACCAGATAAACACCAAATTTCGTGACGAGGCAAGACCACGCTTTGGCTTGCTAAGAGGTCGCGAATTTACGATGAAAGATGGCTATAGTTTTCACTCTAGCAAAGAGGATCTTAAGCGTGAGTTTGACCTTATGGAGGCAACTTATAGTAAGATTTTTACCCGTTTGGGGCTAAATTTTAGAGCTGTTGAGGCTGATAGCGGAGCCATTGGCGGTAGCGGAAGTAAAGAATTTATGGTGCTTGCAAGTAACGGCGAGGACGACATACTTTGCTGTGAGGCTTGCAGATACGCTGCAAACGTCGAGGCTGCAAGACGCAAACCAAGAGTAAGCGAGGCTGAGGCGCCAGAGGCGGACGCGGCTAAATTTCTAACGCCAAATGCAAAAACTATAAAAGATGTGGCGGAGTTTTTTAAAGTTAGCGAGTTTTACTGCATAAAAGCTGTTATGAAAAAGGCGATTTACGAGGATAAAGAGGAGGTTGTGGTCTTTTTTGTAAGGGGCGATGACGAGCTTCAAGAGACAAAGGCGCAAAACGCTTGCAAGGCGCTTGAACTTGTCGATGCTAGCGAGGCTGACGTGGCTAAAGCTGGATTATCTGCTGGTTTTTGCGGGCCAGTTGGGCTAAAGGATGTGAAATTTTTCATAGATAACGAGCTAAGGGGCGCAAATAACATGATATGTGGCGCTAACGAAAAAGACTATCACTTTGTTGGCGTTAGTGTTAGCGGATTTAACGAAGAGAGATTTAAAGACCTTGTAAAGGTAAAAGAGGGCGATAAATGCCCAGTTTGTGGCGGAAATTTAAAACTTAGCAAAGGCATAGAAGTCGGTCATATATTTCAGCTAGGCGATAAATATTCAGCTGCGATGAATGCGACATATCTTGATGAAAACGGCAAGGCAAAGCCATTTTTGATGGGCTGCTACGGCATTGGCATAAGCAGGCTTATCGCTGTGATGATAGAGGCTAGCCACGATGAGAAGGGCTGCATCTGGAAAAAAGAGTGCGCGCCGTTTGACGTGGAGATCATCATCTCAAATTTAAAAGATGAAGCGGGCGTAAAATTTGCGTTTGAGCTTTACGAGAGCCTTAAAAAAGCTGGCGTTAGCGTCATCATCGACGATAGAAACGAGAGATTTGGCGTTAAGATGAATGATTTTGAGCTTATAGGCTTCCCTTATGCGCTGCTTGTGGGTAAAGAATTTGCAAATGGCAAGGTTGAGTTTATCACGAGAGATGGGCTAAGCAAAGAGGCGATAGAGGCAAACGATGCCTTTAGAAAGATAAAAGAGAGCTTATGA
- a CDS encoding menaquinone biosynthesis decarboxylase, translating into MDYIKLLKDNGLLRVIDEPTDIDLEIAHASYIEVKREGSQALLFTNPVCKKTGRKFAPVLTNIYGSKRALELIFGVEPDEIAAQIERLLKPKKPENFKEKLDFLSYLFSMRKIFTKRLKGEGECQQVKFMGEQADLLSLPALKTWPHDGGAFITMGQVYTQSLDGALQNLGMYRLQIYDKNRLGMHWQIHKDGANFFHEYKCAGKKMPVSVAIGGDPLYIWCGQAPLPKGVFELLLYGFIRKEPARLVKSLTNEIYVPQDADYVIEGFVDTTKSELEGPFGDHTGFYTPVEPFPVMEVTAITSKQDPVFHATVVGKPPLEDKYMGWATERIFLPLLRTTVPELLDYNMPENGVFHNLILAKINALYPAHAKQAMHAFWGVGQMSFVKHAIFVGNDAPELAEYDKFADFVLDRFGSESVLISQGVCDQLDHASPNSCFGGKLGIDATQDFCKFTPVVLSDNELLAKFQSVVPNVKELRQFKKESKTPICMVKFEKESPVKELFIKLLVFKEFFKLLVVVDMQNYLENPYMLLWRVTNNIDALRDIYIDGENFCVNATSKDELEGYTRGWPMQTDCDREVVAELVKRGVVKDEPELFSKFEIFG; encoded by the coding sequence ATGGACTACATCAAGCTTTTAAAAGATAACGGCCTACTTAGGGTGATCGATGAGCCAACAGATATCGACCTAGAGATCGCACACGCTAGCTACATCGAGGTCAAGCGTGAGGGCTCACAAGCACTACTTTTTACAAACCCAGTCTGCAAAAAAACTGGGCGTAAATTTGCCCCTGTGCTTACAAATATCTACGGCTCAAAAAGGGCGCTTGAGCTGATATTTGGCGTGGAGCCTGATGAGATCGCAGCCCAGATAGAGAGGCTTTTAAAGCCCAAAAAGCCTGAAAATTTCAAAGAGAAGCTTGACTTTTTATCATATCTTTTTAGTATGAGAAAAATTTTTACCAAAAGGCTAAAAGGCGAGGGCGAGTGCCAGCAGGTCAAATTTATGGGCGAGCAGGCTGATCTTTTGAGCCTGCCTGCGCTAAAGACCTGGCCGCATGACGGAGGTGCTTTTATCACGATGGGGCAGGTCTATACGCAAAGCCTAGACGGTGCGCTGCAAAATTTAGGCATGTATAGACTGCAAATTTATGATAAAAATCGCCTCGGCATGCACTGGCAGATACACAAAGACGGCGCAAATTTCTTTCACGAGTATAAGTGCGCTGGCAAAAAGATGCCAGTCTCTGTGGCGATCGGTGGCGATCCGCTCTATATCTGGTGCGGTCAAGCGCCGCTGCCAAAGGGCGTCTTTGAGCTGCTACTTTACGGCTTTATCCGCAAAGAGCCAGCAAGGCTTGTAAAGTCGCTCACTAATGAAATTTACGTCCCGCAAGACGCCGACTACGTGATAGAGGGCTTTGTCGATACGACTAAGAGCGAGCTTGAGGGGCCATTTGGCGATCACACCGGCTTTTATACGCCGGTTGAGCCGTTTCCAGTGATGGAGGTCACGGCGATAACGAGTAAGCAAGACCCTGTCTTTCACGCGACCGTAGTTGGCAAGCCGCCGCTTGAGGATAAGTATATGGGCTGGGCGACTGAGCGCATTTTCTTGCCACTTTTGCGAACGACCGTGCCAGAGCTACTTGACTACAACATGCCTGAAAATGGTGTTTTTCACAACCTTATCCTAGCCAAGATAAATGCCCTTTATCCAGCGCACGCAAAGCAGGCGATGCACGCATTTTGGGGCGTTGGGCAGATGAGCTTTGTAAAGCACGCTATCTTTGTTGGTAACGATGCACCAGAGCTAGCAGAATACGATAAATTTGCGGACTTTGTGCTTGATAGATTTGGCAGTGAGAGTGTGCTGATAAGCCAAGGTGTGTGCGATCAGCTCGATCACGCCAGTCCAAACTCGTGCTTTGGTGGTAAGCTAGGCATCGACGCGACGCAGGATTTTTGTAAATTTACCCCTGTGGTTTTAAGCGATAACGAGCTTTTGGCTAAATTTCAAAGCGTTGTGCCAAATGTTAAGGAGCTTAGGCAGTTTAAAAAAGAGAGCAAAACGCCTATTTGCATGGTGAAATTTGAAAAAGAAAGCCCTGTAAAAGAACTCTTTATCAAGCTTTTAGTATTTAAAGAATTTTTCAAGCTTCTTGTTGTCGTCGATATGCAAAACTACCTAGAAAACCCATATATGCTGCTTTGGCGTGTGACAAACAATATTGACGCCTTGCGTGATATCTACATTGATGGCGAAAATTTCTGCGTAAATGCGACGAGCAAGGACGAGCTAGAGGGATATACTCGTGGCTGGCCTATGCAAACTGACTGCGACCGCGAAGTGGTGGCTGAGCTTGTTAAACGAGGCGTAGTGAAAGATGAGCCAGAGCTTTTTAGCAAATTTGAGATATTTGGGTAG
- a CDS encoding lecithin retinol acyltransferase family protein, which translates to MGNLLKIGDHIFVDRSVFGVKLYEHHGIYVGNDMVVHYNGLARGIVLEKSCFEEILSNVVPLDKRNIAKVEMTSLEEFASGDTWQIKEYTNAPFSGQEVARRAKERVGEQKYNLLINNCEHFCNECVFGEHVSQQVQNVKQNSALFSEIEPFLEQVISALFGAQSKDDIKQVFANSLTKLAQNSKDSAEQKAREMIKEKGNEINLQIEKFMSKNAEMNAMFNKIGEDLRAKIARDFNIKF; encoded by the coding sequence ATGGGAAATTTACTAAAAATAGGCGATCACATCTTCGTAGACAGAAGCGTGTTTGGCGTAAAGCTTTACGAACATCACGGCATCTACGTCGGAAATGATATGGTCGTGCATTATAACGGCTTGGCGCGTGGGATCGTGCTTGAAAAAAGCTGTTTTGAGGAGATCTTAAGCAACGTCGTACCGCTAGATAAACGCAACATCGCAAAGGTAGAGATGACTAGCCTCGAGGAGTTTGCTAGTGGCGATACTTGGCAGATAAAAGAGTATACAAATGCGCCATTTAGCGGCCAGGAGGTGGCGCGTCGGGCTAAGGAGCGCGTAGGCGAGCAAAAATACAACCTGCTCATCAACAACTGCGAGCACTTTTGCAACGAATGCGTCTTTGGCGAGCATGTGAGCCAGCAAGTGCAAAATGTGAAGCAAAATTCCGCCCTATTTAGTGAGATAGAGCCGTTTTTAGAGCAGGTCATAAGCGCGCTTTTTGGGGCGCAGAGTAAGGACGATATCAAGCAAGTTTTTGCAAACTCACTCACCAAACTCGCCCAAAATAGCAAGGATAGCGCAGAACAGAAAGCTCGCGAGATGATAAAAGAAAAAGGCAATGAGATAAATTTACAAATAGAAAAATTTATGAGCAAAAATGCCGAAATGAACGCTATGTTTAATAAGATCGGCGAGGATCTAAGAGCAAAGATCGCAAGGGATTTTAATATCAAATTTTAA
- the hemC gene encoding hydroxymethylbilane synthase — protein sequence MKEIKIATRKSILALWQSEHIKARIEAQHKGVKVVLEGMKTKGDVILDTPLAKIGGKGLFTKELEDSMLKGETDIAVHSLKDVPVVFPEGLKLAAICSREDTRDAMISEKFAKFSDLPHGAKVGTTSLRRKMQLLIMRPDLEIISLRGNVQTRLRKLKEGEFDAIILAMAGINRLNIKAEVAHIYTFGFDEMIPAMGQGALGVEARDEKQILDEISFLNDENAVIETTIERDFVSVLEGGCQVPIGISARLKGDEISINAIVGLPDGSEFIKDSLKTSKDKFQSIGKELAHKFIEKGAKELLRRAEEMA from the coding sequence ATGAAAGAGATAAAAATAGCAACTAGAAAGAGCATCTTAGCACTTTGGCAAAGCGAGCATATCAAGGCTAGGATCGAGGCGCAGCACAAGGGCGTGAAGGTCGTGCTTGAGGGTATGAAGACAAAGGGCGATGTGATCCTTGACACGCCACTAGCCAAGATCGGCGGCAAAGGGCTTTTTACAAAAGAGCTTGAAGATAGCATGCTAAAAGGCGAGACTGACATCGCAGTCCATAGCCTAAAAGACGTGCCAGTAGTCTTTCCAGAAGGGCTTAAACTAGCGGCCATTTGCTCACGCGAGGACACAAGAGATGCGATGATAAGTGAGAAATTTGCTAAATTTAGCGACCTACCGCACGGCGCAAAGGTTGGAACAACGAGCCTGCGCCGCAAGATGCAGCTACTTATCATGAGACCTGATCTTGAGATCATCTCGCTTCGTGGAAATGTGCAAACTAGACTTAGAAAGCTAAAAGAGGGCGAATTTGACGCGATCATTTTAGCTATGGCTGGCATAAACCGCCTAAATATCAAGGCTGAAGTGGCGCACATCTACACATTTGGCTTTGACGAGATGATACCTGCGATGGGTCAGGGTGCTCTTGGCGTCGAGGCTAGAGATGAGAAGCAAATTTTAGATGAGATCTCTTTTTTAAATGATGAAAATGCGGTCATCGAAACGACCATAGAGCGTGACTTCGTAAGCGTTTTAGAGGGTGGCTGCCAAGTGCCAATAGGCATAAGCGCAAGGCTAAAAGGTGATGAAATTTCTATCAATGCGATCGTTGGTCTGCCTGATGGAAGCGAGTTTATAAAAGATAGCTTAAAGACTAGCAAAGATAAATTTCAAAGCATCGGCAAAGAACTAGCGCATAAATTTATAGAAAAAGGGGCGAAAGAGCTTTTAAGGCGCGCTGAAGAGATGGCGTAA
- a CDS encoding FxsA family protein produces the protein MRFFVFLFFLIEAVFIYLFVDKFGFLNYFLEVLVSGLVGIALLFNAGFSSLNSPQVAFKSFLGGNLFSQLGLSFGGALLFLPGILTDIFGIAVIVFSLVFKKNASKNESYQEFKFQNFSEHGSKKDDGEIIDVEVIEEPKRVN, from the coding sequence ATGAGATTTTTTGTATTTTTGTTTTTTTTGATAGAAGCGGTCTTTATCTATCTTTTTGTAGATAAATTTGGCTTTTTAAACTATTTTCTTGAGGTGCTGGTTTCTGGACTTGTTGGCATCGCACTTCTTTTTAATGCTGGATTTTCTAGTTTAAATTCGCCTCAAGTGGCGTTTAAGAGCTTTCTTGGCGGAAATTTATTTAGCCAGCTAGGGCTTAGCTTTGGCGGAGCGCTACTCTTTTTACCAGGGATTTTGACAGATATTTTTGGTATTGCCGTGATCGTTTTTTCTTTAGTATTTAAGAAAAATGCATCGAAAAATGAGAGCTATCAGGAATTTAAATTTCAAAACTTTAGCGAGCATGGAAGTAAAAAAGATGATGGTGAGATCATCGATGTTGAGGTCATCGAAGAGCCAAAAAGAGTAAATTAG
- a CDS encoding Imm10 family immunity protein translates to MFEINFKAKAISATKNSKDNYYMIGLADDKYDYKNYIIFQRPIKLKKGDDENVEINGLYAECNGDICYNACKRVKITDMSIIFEVQDSLICVDTEGVKLNERFMKYSKEIFGELLE, encoded by the coding sequence GTGTTTGAGATAAATTTTAAAGCAAAAGCCATAAGCGCCACCAAAAATAGCAAAGACAACTACTATATGATCGGTCTTGCAGACGACAAATATGACTACAAAAACTACATAATCTTTCAAAGACCGATCAAACTAAAAAAGGGCGACGACGAAAACGTCGAGATAAACGGTCTATATGCAGAGTGTAATGGCGACATTTGCTACAACGCTTGCAAAAGGGTGAAGATCACTGATATGAGCATTATTTTTGAGGTGCAAGATAGCCTCATTTGCGTAGATACCGAGGGCGTTAAGCTTAATGAGCGCTTTATGAAATATAGCAAAGAGATATTTGGCGAGCTGTTAGAGTAG
- a CDS encoding polyprenyl synthetase family protein, giving the protein MDKIDEIMSKFISELGYKEAFEMFLKISSGKKLRSKLLLKIAGESEISLKLCAIIELIHLASLLHDDVIDEANIRRGKPSINALFGSKNSVMLGDILYSKAYFELTKFDPSIAAVISDAVSKLSIGEMMDVKMAENFNENEQEYLKMIYYKTAVLIEATAICGAKLAGKDSKKFGIYGKNLGLAFQIVDDILDITQDEKTLGKPALNDFVEGKTTLPYIYLYKSLDEAGRAKLRSLWAKKLNADEISWLKENFDKTSSLSKAVSEAKRLGAEAIEAIKEYKNAELEGIIKSMIDREF; this is encoded by the coding sequence ATGGATAAAATCGATGAAATAATGAGCAAATTTATAAGCGAGCTTGGCTACAAAGAGGCGTTTGAGATGTTTTTAAAGATAAGCTCAGGCAAGAAGCTACGCTCAAAACTTCTTTTAAAGATCGCAGGCGAGAGTGAAATTTCTCTTAAGCTTTGCGCTATCATCGAGCTCATCCACCTTGCAAGCTTGCTACACGATGACGTCATAGACGAGGCAAATATAAGACGCGGCAAGCCAAGCATAAACGCACTTTTTGGCAGTAAAAACTCAGTCATGCTAGGCGACATCCTCTACTCAAAGGCTTATTTCGAGCTTACAAAATTTGATCCAAGCATCGCAGCTGTCATCTCAGATGCGGTCAGCAAACTAAGTATCGGTGAGATGATGGATGTGAAAATGGCTGAAAATTTTAACGAAAATGAGCAAGAATATTTAAAAATGATCTACTATAAAACAGCTGTTTTGATAGAGGCCACGGCTATTTGTGGGGCAAAGCTAGCTGGCAAAGATAGCAAGAAATTTGGCATTTATGGCAAAAATTTAGGTCTCGCATTTCAGATCGTTGATGATATCTTAGACATAACTCAAGATGAAAAAACGCTTGGCAAACCAGCACTTAACGACTTTGTCGAGGGCAAAACGACACTTCCTTACATATATCTTTATAAGAGCCTGGACGAGGCTGGCAGGGCAAAGCTTAGATCGCTTTGGGCAAAGAAATTAAACGCGGACGAAATTTCGTGGCTAAAAGAAAATTTTGATAAAACTAGCTCACTTAGCAAGGCTGTAAGCGAGGCAAAAAGGCTTGGAGCTGAAGCAATAGAAGCGATAAAAGAGTATAAAAACGCCGAGCTTGAAGGGATCATAAAAAGCATGATAGATAGGGAATTTTGA
- the hemA gene encoding glutamyl-tRNA reductase, translated as MHYLDISFTYKNTDISVREKLAFDSDDKKEQILKLINSNKNIKESMVLNTCNRVEIIASVEDVKAATAHIIRCMSIFSGVFEDELYERADIYENSGAAHHLFAVASSLDSLVVGETQIVGQLKNAFKFAYDNNSCGEDISKIIHYACKCAAKVRNETQISKNPISVSSVAVAKAKEIFGTLEGKTAIVVGAGEMGELAAKHLISSGAEVIIINRSSERVEQLVDSLGDNASWDSILKLKEYVNNYDLIFSSTAAPHAIITGEIIEPREFHRYFFDIAVPRDIDLLNTELISVYTVDSLEEIVRKNLALREEQAQKAYSIVGQDTSEFLKTLKEDMSVPLIKSIRKQAEICAKNELEKAMKKGYLKHSDYDEAQKLIHQVFKAFLHQPTMKLKGLADEERASELSNGVKFLFDIKDEQNFQAGDIDEI; from the coding sequence ATGCACTATTTAGATATAAGTTTTACATATAAAAACACTGATATTTCAGTCAGAGAAAAGCTTGCATTTGATAGTGACGATAAAAAAGAGCAAATTTTAAAGCTGATAAACTCAAACAAAAACATAAAAGAGAGCATGGTGCTAAACACCTGCAACCGCGTCGAGATCATAGCAAGCGTGGAGGATGTAAAGGCCGCTACTGCTCATATCATCAGGTGTATGTCGATATTTTCAGGCGTTTTTGAAGATGAGCTTTATGAGAGGGCGGATATCTACGAAAACAGCGGTGCCGCACACCACCTATTTGCTGTGGCAAGCTCGCTTGATAGCCTAGTCGTTGGCGAAACGCAGATCGTTGGCCAGCTAAAAAATGCCTTTAAATTTGCCTATGATAACAACTCATGTGGCGAAGATATCAGCAAGATCATCCACTACGCATGTAAGTGCGCTGCCAAGGTTAGAAACGAAACTCAAATTTCTAAAAACCCGATCTCAGTTTCAAGCGTCGCCGTGGCAAAGGCAAAAGAAATTTTTGGCACGCTTGAGGGTAAAACTGCTATCGTCGTGGGCGCTGGTGAGATGGGCGAGCTAGCAGCAAAGCACCTCATATCAAGCGGCGCAGAAGTGATCATCATAAACAGAAGCTCTGAGCGCGTCGAGCAGCTAGTTGATAGCCTAGGAGATAACGCGAGCTGGGATAGTATTTTGAAATTAAAAGAGTATGTAAATAACTACGATCTCATCTTTTCAAGCACCGCAGCCCCGCACGCTATCATCACAGGCGAGATCATCGAACCAAGAGAATTTCACAGATACTTTTTTGATATCGCCGTGCCAAGAGATATCGATCTTTTAAATACAGAGCTTATCAGCGTCTATACGGTCGATAGCTTGGAGGAGATCGTGCGTAAAAATTTAGCCCTAAGAGAGGAGCAGGCGCAAAAGGCTTACTCGATCGTCGGTCAAGATACGAGCGAGTTTTTAAAGACTTTAAAAGAAGATATGAGCGTGCCTCTTATAAAATCTATCCGCAAACAGGCTGAAATTTGCGCTAAAAATGAGCTAGAAAAGGCGATGAAAAAGGGCTATTTAAAGCATAGCGATTACGACGAAGCGCAAAAGCTCATTCACCAAGTCTTTAAAGCATTTTTACACCAGCCAACTATGAAGCTAAAAGGGCTTGCAGACGAGGAGAGAGCGAGCGAGCTTTCAAACGGAGTTAAATTTTTATTTGACATAAAAGATGAACAAAATTTTCAAGCAGGAGATATAGATGAAATTTAG